In Drosophila busckii strain San Diego stock center, stock number 13000-0081.31 chromosome 3R, ASM1175060v1, whole genome shotgun sequence, the sequence CAAGTTTATTAGCGCGCTATATGAAAACTCTCTACGCATGCAATTGtaaaatttcataaacatATTCAAAAATTGTAGTAAGCTCTAAGCGAATGTGGACTGGCTACTGAAACACTTAGTTAAGCCTTGGCCGCTTTTACTTTAAAGCTGACTGTTTGCCAGATGATTGTCAATCACCACCTGTATAATACGCAGACAATCACGTTGCCTGGCCACAGTGTTGTCTATCAGCTGCTCTATGAAGCGGCTCGCCTCGATGTTCGTATTGGGCGGAATATTTTGCGTGCaacttatgtatttattaaatatctCCGTATTGAGCGAGGTGGCCAAGTACCGTTCGCTTTCGTCCTGTTGCAGCAGATTGTTGAGCACCTGCGCGGCCACCAGCAGTTGCTCCTTGTTCTTCTGGTAGGCGCGCAGCTCTTGCAAATTACCATAATCCACACTATTCAGCTGGACCGACCTCTCCGCCCCCGAGACGCCATTAAGTGCCTTTTGGGTCAACAACTGGCGCATGTGATATTTACGCTCAGTTGCAAAGTTTCCCAGCAAGTAACCtgcataagcaaaacaaatgcgtAATTAGTGCAGGCTGTGCAAAGAGCAGTGCATATCCTTGCCTGAGATAAACATAAAGAAGCCTattaagagcagcagcgaggcACAGGTGCGCTTGGTAACGTACTCGCGATAATCTCGCGAACTATTGGCCCTTACGGCCGTGTCATAGCTGAGCACCTGATGCATCGTTAAGCTGATTTGATGTTCGCAATATAGTCTGGCAATCGCCTTTACATTGTGGGGCAATTCATAATTGCACTTTCTATGCCAAGGCAGAAACTGCAAAGagaataaattacattaaagcAAAGGTTAGAATTTCATTAAAGCGCCCGGGTATTTCATAAAAGAATTCTTGGAGCGACGCACATTCTTTGCTAACAAGTTTGCTTGCTCAGAACTTTGTCGATTGACTTATGCGAGAACTcacacattaataaataaatgcacgtTTTGTCAGAGTTCACAGGCAAAAGTTGACAGCAGTGCGTATGCCTAATAATACGTATGATGCTTAAAGAGCAATGAACTTCAGCTCTTGTTTATCAACATTCCTCAGAAAGCAACTGTCACTTACCCTTAGCTTACACGCAAACTTGTGGCTATagctaatattattttacatttgtacTTTAAATGTCGATGCTCTttttacacatatttttaCACTTAAATGCTATTTGGATTTGCTAGGAATATGTAGGTGGCAGATTATACAGAGTTTGTTGGCTCGTAAACTTTTCCTGTCGTTACCCTTGTTGGCTAGATGCGCCTGCCTGGCCACCAAGTTGTGCACTGAGCGCCATGCCTAGCTCGGCAACGGCTTTAATAGTCGACTGTGTGGTGAATTTCCTTGCTGCTTGTTAGTGTGGGTCAAGTTGAGATGGCTTGTTGGTATAGCATAGAATGAGCGCTATAATTTCGTCATTAACCAGCTTTAAAACTGCAACGCTTTTGAAGTTGTATTGATTTTCAGTGCCATCAATACATTGTCTTAATCCTGACGCTTTCTCGCCAACTTCAACCATATCGTGTGTAAATAAAGCACTTTGCGTTTAGCCAACTCTTGCGTATTAGTTTACACTCTTactttgttgcagttgcctgCAGTCTCAAGTTGTAGCTTAGACAAAAAAGGGAATTAATTGCACGGTCAATAAATTGTTCTTATAGGTATAAACTTTTGAAcgaaatattgcgcatacgccgtgttGGTTAGCTTAGCAGAAAATTTGAGCTTagcttttccttttttatgACGTTGTTGTGCATAGCAGTTGACGCTGTTGCTGGCTCTGTAGTCAGTGAAAGTGCGCCCCTACAACTTCAAGGGCTGAGCGCAGCATTTCGCTCGTTTTCAAGTGCCTACTACAGCGAAAGCCATGGCAATGACTGGGGGTtactttagctgctgttgctactgctcgTTTCCAACTAGAGGCCAATGTTTCATTAAGTGTAACAGCAAGCACTCGGTACACACCAGGGGCATGCAAAGcacaagcaaatatattaaacatatgTTATCATATTGCATATCGCATGTTGTAGTCTTTTGCCTTTAGGCAAagcaagctaattaaattgcctTTGCACACACAATAATAGTGCGCATTTCATAACTTTAATTAGAAATTCCATTTGGAGCCTACCTACGTGGAAATAAGACTGAAGTGCATTGCACTCGCTACTTTACAACTTGATCACGTAAGATGTGCtagcatttttttctttctatatACTGTCATTCCTTTTCTGCCATTTGTACCAGGTGTGCGTTACCCAGTTGATTACCCCATTCCTCTTGCTTGGGCTGCACATTAATTTCTAAGTCCATTGACATACAAACACGCACTGTGAACgcacaaaagtaggcaatgtGCAACATGAAATGCAGTCAATGTGCTACTCGCTATATTTCTTTTGGGTCAAGGCGTCcatattaaactataaataatttgggCTTTCAATTATCAAAAactttgatatatatttaactatcGACTAATTAGAACTGAATATTTTAAGTAGCATTGTAAGTTGTATGCTTTGTTGATCTTAACAACGTAGGAACGTATGAATGCatgttaagcaataaaaaaagtttattattataaaaaaaaacatttttgaagTTGATGGGAGCACCTTTTTGCATCTTAATATCCATCCTCaaaatctacaaaaaaaaatttcaaaagccGTATTTTAGAAAagataaaatttttaaatggtTTTTCATTGATATcaatatgtcaataaaataagtttaaatgtTGATTACATTTatctttaattttgtattgaaaactttcaatttgaaaGTAACTGCTAAAGCAAACCACAGTTTGAGAGTCATTGAGCTTGCTGTAAGCTTCACAAAATTTACCTCAATAAGCTTTGTGACGCgagcttttgattttaaagtatttgaaGCGAATAAAGCTTGTTTCACTTTTCCCcctattttagtttttgacaCTAGGCTAAAAAACATATCCAAATAAGTAATATGCATTCTAGATGCTTTCTGGAAATATTTTAGACTTGTGACATGAATTATAAGAGGTCTTTTACTTAcattacaaaaaacaattaaaaaataagaacGCATTAGATTTGaaatcataaatttttgttatttcttctACTGAAACCTTATAAATTACAACTCCATTTTtctgtatattaattttatcaacttttttttttcaatttaatagcAATAGCCAACAatcttatttgttttgcaaaagATAGCGTCTCATCGAACTTTAGCTTTCATAATGATAGCAGTTAATTGTAAAAGAAATCTTgcatattaaatcaaaatacatatatgagTGAAAGTAGCTAAAAGTGAAGCAAGTATTATTTCCGATttgacacacacgcacacaaaaaatacTATAGTTaccaacattttaaatttctgttCTTGTCCAACTTCATATGCCAAGTTTcagaataatatatatttatttttacatttatttctatttactATTGATTAACTAATATATGGCGTGGCGCCTCTCACATTGTGTTTACCGAGTGCTGCCCACTTGATGGGGCTTCCAAAATCGAAAATCGAACATTATTTGACTCGTACACATTCCGAGAATTGCATTATTCACGTGCCAGCATAAAAATCGCTGTACAGCGTGCACACAGTGCCCAACTGATGGCCACGGCAACTTTTCTTTCTTCTCTGGTCTTCTCTTTTTTTCAATCGTCAAGCTAAAGTCAATTGGTGATTAGCGCTTTGAGGTGATGTCCATTGACTTTCTGTTGCAGACACATTGACCGAGTTTTAGGCCAAGCGCTAATGTAATTAGCGGCATATACTAAGTCGTACTGGCTATTTGCAAGCAGTCCAACGCGACTAATTGCAGACACCACAACGTGGTGTTGCCGAAAAAGGATACGCAGCTGTTTGTGGTTAATTTTTGGCTTGCCGCTATTGCAAGGACATTGCGCCGagtgcagcaacaagcaatgtgaaagcaaatttaaaatcaatttgagtTTTTTGTATTCGTGTTGCAATAGACTTGTTGTCTACAAAATGACAGAGTCAGATGCTGAGAAAGCGGCTGGCTCGCGCCTGGACTACGATCTAATGATGGCTGAGGAATATATCCTGAGCGATGtggaaaaaaattttattctaGCCTGCGAGCGTGGTGATCTGCCCGGTGTCAAAAAGTAAGTTTTTATTGCAGTAAGTACAGTGTGTGATTGTCATGAAATGCCTGCAGAATACTCGAGGATAATCTGGATGCGCCAACCGATAAGTTCAACATCAACTGCACAGATCCCATGAATCGTTCGGCGCTCATTTCGGCCATCGAAAATGagaattttgatttgatgGTCATATTGCTAGAAAACAATATTGAGGTGGGCGACGCGCTCTTGCATGCCATATCAGAGGAGTATGTGGAGGCGGTGGAGGAGCTACTGCAGTGGGAAGAGACGCATCACAAGGAGGGAGAGCCATATGTAAATAGATGCTTGCACCATTGAgatcaaattgtttatttatcctaatttatttacactttgaatttgaatttgtgtaGAGCTGGGAATCTGTGGATCGATCCAAATCCACCTTCACCACGGACATAACACCATTGATTCTAGCTGCACATCGCAACAATTATGAGATACTCAAGATTCTGCTGGATCGTGGTGCCACGCTGCCCATGCCACACGACGTCAAGTGAGTGTGTGAGCGTGAGCTTGGCACTCTACCAACTGTAGCTTATATAATCCTCTAGGTGCGGCTGTGATGAGTGCGTCACGTCCCAGACATCGGACTCCTTGCGTCACTCGCAGTCGCGTATTAATGCCTATCGTGCGCTTTCGGCCAGCTCGTTGATAGCGCTCAGCTCACGTGATCCAGTGCTAACCGCTTTTCAGTTATCCTGGGAGTTGAAACGTTTGCAGGCAATGGAATCGGAGTTTCGGGCAGAGTATACGGTACATCAACTCgacttgcattttaatgatttaataaatgtacttttggcatttgttagGAAATGCGTCAAGCTGTGCAGAACTTTGTTACATCGCTGCTGGATCATGCTCGCACCTCCATGGAATTGGAAGTGATGCTCAACTTCAATCATGAGCCATCGCATGAGATATGGTCACCCGGACACCGACAGACACTGGAGCGTCTAAAGCTTGCCATAcgctacaaacaaaaaacggtacaataatacaatataaacGCCTAAAAAAATACTCAAGTGTGTGCTGCTTATAGTTTGTGTCGCATCCGAatgtgcagcaattgctgGCGGCGATTTGGTATGAGGGCTTGCCGGGCTTTCGACGCAAACAGGCCTCGCAGCAACTCATGGACGTTGTCAAGCTGGGCTGCAGCTTTCCCATTTACAGCTTGAAATATATACTAGCGCCCGATTCTGAGGGTGCCAAGTTTATGCGCAAGCCTTTCGTCAAGTTTATAACACACTCCTGTTCCTACATGTTCTTTCTGAGTGAGTTGCATACAATTctgaaaacatttaaatacattctCCAATCTTTGCATTATTTCCAACATGAAGCCATTTGATTACTCTGTCCCGATTATAGCAGATTGTATTGTGTTTTCAGAGCAGAAACCTTAGTTGTGACCATTAAAGCTTTGTGtactttattcaattttaataattaacactaacatGATGTGGAGATTGATTATGGGCCTTCCAAAATccatgcaaaacaaatttaaagatGCTTTGACATTTTCATTAAACTGGAATGAGTATGATGAAgttatacaaatgtatatagcAAGGAGGAAGAGGAAGTGCATaatcttgatcagcaagacaagccGAGTCAATATAGCCATGGCCAGTTCTGCCCGTCTATATGAGTACCAAGAACTCAGAAACTAAGCTTTCGATTTTGACAGCGGGGAGCGTTTGCTGACGCACCGTTCAAGCGTTGATGTAATGGGTGTATGTGTTGGTGATGACGTGCGTATGCTTGCTGCCTCCAACTTTAATACTGTCTAGTgtcataatatttaattaatagtaTTTCTGCATACTTAGGTTTAACATTTCGATATAATCTTGTAAATTCTTGCTAGTTACTAAAACTGTTCTTCGTTTTAGTGCTTTTGGCCTCTGCCTCACTGCGCGTGGTGCAAATAACCTTTGAACTTTTGGCTTTTCCCTGGATGCTGACCATGCTCGAGGATTGGCGAAAACACGAACGTGGCTCCTTGCCAGGACCCATTGAATTGGctattattatgtatattgCCGCCTTGATATTTGAAGAACTCAAGACATTATATGCCGATGGCTTATTTGAGTACATAATGGATCTCTGGAATATAGTAGACTATATATCGAACATGTTCTATGTCACCTGGATTCTATGCAGAGCCACCTCTTGGATCATAGTGCATGTaagtaatatattattattaagatacctcattttatttttaaaatgattttttcaTGCACAGCGGGATTTGTGGTTTCGCGGTATTGATCCGTTCTTTCCACGCGAACATTGGCATCCATTTGATCCCATGCTATTGTCGGAGGGCgcctttgctgctggcatGGTCTTCTCCTACTTAAAGCTGGTGCACATATTTTCTATCAATCCGCATCTGGGACCGCTGCAAGTCTCTCTGGGACGCATGATCATCGATATTATCAAGTTTTTCTTCATCTACACACTGgtgttgtttgcctttggaTGCGGTCTGAACCAACTGCTCTGGTACTATGCCGAGCTGGAGAAGAACAAATGCTATCATTTACATCCAGATGTGGCCGACTTTGATGACCAGGAGAAGGCTTGCACCATCTGGCGTCGCTTCTCCAAGTAAGTATAAGACACTTAAAGGCATTTGGCTCCAATCTGTTCTATTCCAGCCTGTTTGAGACTTCCCAATCGCTCTTCTGGGCCTCCTTTGGTCTGGTGGACTTGGTCTCCTTTGACTTGGCTGGCATCAAGAGCTTTACACGCTTCTGGGCTTTGCTGATGTTCGGCTCCTACTCGgtcattaatattattgtcCTGCTTAACATGCTGATTGCCATGATGTCCAATTCATATCAGATTATTTCTGAGCGTGCTGATACCGAGTGGAAGTTTGCGCGCTCACAGCTTTGGATGAGCTACTTTGAGGATGGTGGCACCATACCACCGCCATTTAATCTCTGCCCTAACATGAAAATGGTGCGCAAGACTTTTGGAAGCAAGCGTCCCTCACGCACCAAGAGCTTCATGGTAGGTATATAACCCTTACTTGTGCCCACAACCCAAGCCTTTGTGTCCACAGGGAATCAAGACAAATCATTTGGAAAATTAGTTTCAATAAAACTCCTGTGGCTTGCTGTTGCCTCAATGCGTCAATGCTAATGTTCTCCCACACTTTTACTTGTAGCGCAAGTCCATGGAGCGAGCGCAGACTTTGCATGACAAAGTGATGAAGCTGCTGGTGCGTCGATATATTACCGCTGAGCAGCGACGCCGTGACGATTTTGGCATCACAGAGGATGACATAATTGAAGTGCGACAAGACATCAGTTCGCTGCGCTTTGAGCTGCTGGAGATTTTCACCAACAACAGCTGGGAGGTGCCGGATATTGAGAAGAAGACGCAGGGTAAATTGAAACAACacgcaacatgttgccaagcCGCCCACTAAAAACCACCCAATGGCTTTCAAttatagctgctgctcgcaCCACCAAGGGCAAGGTAATGGAACGTCGCATATTGAAGGACTTTCAGATTGGGTTCGTGGAGAACCTCAAGCAGGAAATGGACGAGTCCGCAATGGGACGCGATATATTTGCCTCACTGGCCAAGGTTATTGGTCGTAAAAAGACGCAGAAGGGGCAAGTGTTAATACTTATTATTTagagaattaaattaaattaattaatgtgcattataaattgcagTGACAAGGACTGGAATGCCATTGCCAGAAAGAATACTTTCCATTCGGATCCGATTGGCTCCAAACGCTCCTCCATGCAGCGTCATAGCCAGCGCAGCTTGAGGCGCAAAATTATCGAGCAAGCCAACGAGGGTCTACAAATGGATCAAACCCAGCTTATAGGTAAGCCAActaagctgctttaattacttaaataaaaaactaatagATTTTCCCAATTGTAGAATTCAATCCCAACTTGGGCGAAGTGACGCGTGCCACGCGTGTTGCCTATGTTAAGTTTATGCGCAAGAAAATGGCTGCTGACGAGGTTTCCATAGCAGAGACAGACGATGATAAGACCAAGGATGAGAACGATAAGAAGCCCGATGCTAGCGGCGTAAGCAATTTTTGAACTTCTTCAATGAATTCTCCTTACcattaatatgaatattttttacttgCAGTCTAGAAAATCAGCAAGCAGCGCGGCTGGTGGTGCTAGTGTTGCTGGTGCTACTGGTGGTAGTGCTGCTTCCatgttagcagcagctgccatgCGCGCCTCCGTCAAGAATGTAGATGAGAAGAGCCAAGATGCTGACAAAAAGGACGATAAGAAAACAACGGATGACAAGAAGCCAGATGCCAAACCTGGCGAGCAGAAATCCATGCAGATAGCAATAAAGCCTACTATTGGCGCCAAACCAGGTGAACCTCAGAAACCTGGCGATGCAACTAAGCCCAATGCACCTGCACCTCCAACCAAGCCCACAGATGCTAAGCCAGCAGCCCCCAAACCAGCACAGACGGCTAAGCCTGAAGCGGCGGCCAAGAAGGAGGAAGCAACCAAAAGCGAAGCGGCCAAGCcaccaactgcagcagctgccacagcatcCAAAAGCGCTGCACCCACTGCGCCAGCAGATGCCAAGCCGGATGCGGAGGCTAAAACCACAAGCGCTGCAGCACCTAGTAGCAACAAGGCAGCAAATGAAACAAGCGGAGGTGCCACACCGGCAGCCAAGCCAGATGACAAGAAGCCAGATGATAAGAAAACCGAGAAGCCGGAAAAGGATGGCAAATCGGACGACTCTAAGGCGACAACGGGATCAGCAGCTAAGCCTGCTGAAGCAAAGCCTGGCGATGGCAAAGGTGCCGAGGAGGCAAAGAAACCAGGGGATGACAAGAAGCCGGCACCGGCACCTGCACCTGCCAAGCCGGCCATTAAGGTAggccaaagcagcgcagcagcgggAGGAGAACGTGGCAAGTCGACTGTTACAGGTCGCATGATCTCTGGctggctttaaaaataaaatgttaattttaacCGCAAACAGAtgaatacatttaataaacgAGCTCTaagcaaaccaaaaaacaagTAAACTTCCATTTAGGGTCAACTGACATAATCCCAACAACAGCGCATTAAAGGGCTTAtgaaactttttgatacaATTTGCCTGCCAATTTCCACACGTtcaagttttataaaattggctaaaatttttcaaagaaatatttttataagagGTAAAGCATTTTTAGCGCCAAAAGTCAAGTAAAAGAGATTATTTCTCTTGTACGTTCTTCCTTCCGATATTCAATCAGAGAAAACGTGCAAGTAACcagatttttttgttaagtcCATGAGAAGGATATTGAATAAAGTCTTCATCATCGATGGCATATCAGGGGTATACAACTTTAACGCTTTTAAAGTATAGAACATTTAGCAGCCtagtgcttttattttgaggtaagcgcaatttatttttcagatagaatttttattattatatttttcctCGAATTCTAGTGCTTGGAATAAAACTATTCAAATTAGaactcaaaaaaaatttttttaatcaaaaagaaaaagcaataaaaaaagtggacaaattaaagttgggcgccaccaactttttaatacactttgactaaggGCATCGCAGAATACACCACATGCCAATGCCAACTTCCCCAACAAAaccatacacacaaaacaactaacgcgtcacagctcgttttcgctgtgcGTCAGCTGCGACGCCGCCGCTACGTCGGAAGCGACGTTTgaatggcgcgtcagcacgtgtaccccgctgtctatattgaaaattaaaatataaataattcctaagtgaTTTATCAGATTTTTGAAGatttttttactgccttatatatcgtttttttcgattttcgggggaggaggaaataaaaaaaataaaataaaagcgtagtgtcctcgATATAgaagcacctacataccaaattttgttgcttagctgcaTGCTTCTTAGAGTgcgagaaacacgcactcatacagacgcagaCAGAACATGACTATATCGAACTCAGCTCGcacgagctgatcaagaatattaTATTAGCTTTTATGGGTTCTGCCACCCTCCTGTCTCACTGTTACAATACATTTGAGGTCAACTTcaataataccctttttctattttttacaaaaatgtcaaagtgtatacaaataatatcCTTGGAGTAGATATATCCAGCTCGACGGGTCGCTGGCCAGCTGGCGACGTTAAACTTAAGGggtgaatttttttaaactagtAGAGTTAAAGACTCTTATTAATGTATAAGGGAACGATGTTTCATatgaaaaccaaaaataaaatagacaaTAAAGCAATTTCCTATTTCCCATTTGTGTGCAACAAGTGTATCACGCTAGCAACATTTATCTACCCACAGGTGGTTGGTTGCTTAGGCAgagcaacacaacagcaacactgaACAGTTTCATTGACCTAATGTTGGCAACATTTGTAGGAATTGCTGATGGACAACGCATATAAAAGGAGAAGCAAATGGCACAGTGTCAATCACAAATTCAGTAAACATTCTCGAGTGAACTACAGCTTgtgatttcaaatttaatattgagaAACGCTGAGCAAGAAAATGAAGTCGTTTACGTGTCTTGTGAATATTTCGTACATAATACTATTATTCGTTTTGTTGGGCAAATTTAGCACAGCAGGTAAAGCAGCAGGAGAACGTTAACTTGGAGAGCGGTGGATAGTTTTGCTCCCAACCACCCACAGGCAATTTATCTGCATTGCTTCGTGATTTTAAATCCTTGCTAATAAATCGCATTGAAGTACTTAATGTGATTAAGCAacgtcaatttatttatattacggCTGCTcagtaatatatttttatttttcacaagAACTGGAACATGACAAGAATCGCCGTGGCGCCAATATGGGCTTGTATGCGTTTCCACGCGTTGGACGGAGCGATCCCAGCCTGGCCAACAGTCTACACGACGCCAACGATGCGGCATCTGCCTATGAGAGTTTCTACAGCCTAAGCGATGCGTCTCCAGAGGATTTCGAAGGTGCGGAGCCCGAGAgtgaacaaacaaaattattaatgacaataaacatttacagAGTTCCAAAAGCGCGCCAGCCTTGTGCCGTTTCCTCGTGTCGGTCGCGGCGGGGATGCAGAACTGCGCAAATGGGCACATCTTCTAGCGCTGCAACAGGCGCTGGATAAGCGCACTGGACCCAGCGCATCCTCTGGCATGTGGTTTGGCCCACGTCTGGGCAAGCGCAGCGTCAGTGCCAAGGATTTTTCAGCGGCAGCCAATGCACAAAAGGAACTGTACTAAGACCAAACTAGCAGTCGCAATCTAAACCTTTGACAGACACAAGCACAATGCAtatgaattataattaatttaatgggtatatagcaaatatgtattttatattataatggGCTGGTCTGGGCTTTCAATGCTTGATATCTTTACCTATGATTTGAACCCCCGAAATGCTTAACACATGTAAATACtgtgcaataaattcaaacaataGTATGCAGCATTGAAAGTTGATGTGAAATGTTTATTCTAAAGACAATTGCGAAAAAATTATGcttgttatataaaaaaatcgGTTGGATGTTACTGCTCTTGCTGTCTGAATTTACGCAGTTCCGTTTGTATTGCCTCAATAAGCGGCGCTGTCTGCGCACTTGGTCCGGGCGTATTTGCAGCACTCCGTGAGATCTCCAGTATGGTCTCGGGGCGATGGAAGGGCCCTGCGCTCAAGGGTCGCACCAGTGGGGAGTGGGAACcgtgcttgctgctgccccagGCGCTGTAAGTGGGGGAGGGCGGCTGCGTTGACTGTGCCGACTTTGGCGTCTTCTCCGGCTGTGCAGTGGCTGGCCGCTCTGTGCTGGTACTATAGGTCTTGGGCGGATAGCTGTAAGTCCAATGTTGCATATATAGTAGTGACGGTAGAAGTAGTTGTAGGGTTCTGTTGGTT encodes:
- the LOC108601920 gene encoding cardio acceleratory peptide 2b; translated protein: MKSFTCLVNISYIILLFVLLGKFSTAELEHDKNRRGANMGLYAFPRVGRSDPSLANSLHDANDAASAYESFYSLSDASPEDFEEFQKRASLVPFPRVGRGGDAELRKWAHLLALQQALDKRTGPSASSGMWFGPRLGKRSVSAKDFSAAANAQKELY
- the LOC108604283 gene encoding transient receptor potential protein; translated protein: MTESDAEKAAGSRLDYDLMMAEEYILSDVEKNFILACERGDLPGVKKILEDNLDAPTDKFNINCTDPMNRSALISAIENENFDLMVILLENNIEVGDALLHAISEEYVEAVEELLQWEETHHKEGEPYSWESVDRSKSTFTTDITPLILAAHRNNYEILKILLDRGATLPMPHDVKCGCDECVTSQTSDSLRHSQSRINAYRALSASSLIALSSRDPVLTAFQLSWELKRLQAMESEFRAEYTEMRQAVQNFVTSLLDHARTSMELEVMLNFNHEPSHEIWSPGHRQTLERLKLAIRYKQKTFVSHPNVQQLLAAIWYEGLPGFRRKQASQQLMDVVKLGCSFPIYSLKYILAPDSEGAKFMRKPFVKFITHSCSYMFFLMLLASASLRVVQITFELLAFPWMLTMLEDWRKHERGSLPGPIELAIIMYIAALIFEELKTLYADGLFEYIMDLWNIVDYISNMFYVTWILCRATSWIIVHRDLWFRGIDPFFPREHWHPFDPMLLSEGAFAAGMVFSYLKLVHIFSINPHLGPLQVSLGRMIIDIIKFFFIYTLVLFAFGCGLNQLLWYYAELEKNKCYHLHPDVADFDDQEKACTIWRRFSNLFETSQSLFWASFGLVDLVSFDLAGIKSFTRFWALLMFGSYSVINIIVLLNMLIAMMSNSYQIISERADTEWKFARSQLWMSYFEDGGTIPPPFNLCPNMKMVRKTFGSKRPSRTKSFMRKSMERAQTLHDKVMKLLVRRYITAEQRRRDDFGITEDDIIEVRQDISSLRFELLEIFTNNSWEVPDIEKKTQAAARTTKGKVMERRILKDFQIGFVENLKQEMDESAMGRDIFASLAKVIGRKKTQKGDKDWNAIARKNTFHSDPIGSKRSSMQRHSQRSLRRKIIEQANEGLQMDQTQLIEFNPNLGEVTRATRVAYVKFMRKKMAADEVSIAETDDDKTKDENDKKPDASGSRKSASSAAGGASVAGATGGSAASMLAAAAMRASVKNVDEKSQDADKKDDKKTTDDKKPDAKPGEQKSMQIAIKPTIGAKPGEPQKPGDATKPNAPAPPTKPTDAKPAAPKPAQTAKPEAAAKKEEATKSEAAKPPTAAAATASKSAAPTAPADAKPDAEAKTTSAAAPSSNKAANETSGGATPAAKPDDKKPDDKKTEKPEKDGKSDDSKATTGSAAKPAEAKPGDGKGAEEAKKPGDDKKPAPAPAPAKPAIKVGQSSAAAGGERGKSTVTGRMISGWL
- the LOC108602529 gene encoding uncharacterized protein LOC108602529 → MHQVLSYDTAVRANSSRDYREYVTKRTCASLLLLIGFFMFISGYLLGNFATERKYHMRQLLTQKALNGVSGAERSVQLNSVDYGNLQELRAYQKNKEQLLVAAQVLNNLLQQDESERYLATSLNTEIFNKYISCTQNIPPNTNIEASRFIEQLIDNTVARQRDCLRIIQVVIDNHLANSQL